The sequence GACGGGATCTGGTCCATCCTGTTGGAAACGATACTCAACGCATCGGCGTACAGTGTCATATCGGTAAGGAGGACAAGGACGGTTTCATTTTTCTGAACAGCAAAATATTCAGCAGCGGTAAGCGCCATGTCGGGGATGAGCAATCGTTCAACGGGCGGGTCATCAGTGGTGTTTACAAAGCTGATGATGCGGTCGAGCGCGCCGGCGTTGTCGAAAATATTTTTGTAAAAAAGATAATCGTCGTTGGTCAGACCCATGCCACCGAGGATGATTTTATCGGCTTTTGCACGCAGTGCCACGATGGCCATTACCTGGTTGTAAGGCTGGTCAGGATCAGCAAAGAACGGTATTTTCTGACCGGTCACCAGCGAGTTGTTCAGGTCAATACCTGCAATGCCGGTAAAGATCATGTTACTTGGTTTCTTACGTTGTACCGGGTTTACTGATGGTCCGCCAATTTCGATTTCCTTTCCTTCAACCTCCGGGCCGCCGTCAATAGGAAGGCCGTAAGCATTAAAAAAGCGTCCTGCCAGTTCGTCGCTCACCTTTAGCGTTGGAGCTTTACCCAAAAAAGTTACTTCAGCATTGCTGGGAATGCCCTCGGTACCACCAAAAACCTGGAGTGTAACAATATCGCCGATGATCTTGACCACCTGTGCCAGGCGGCCGTTTACCAGCGCAAGTTCGTCGTAACCGATGTCTTTGGCCTGCAACGAGCAGGTGGCTTTGGTTATTTGTGTGAGCCTGGTATAAATTTTTTGAAATGCCTGAGTTTCCATTATCTGATGTTTTATTTGCTTAATTAATGCGGTCAGGCTGTTTGCGCCACCCTGCGTTGTTCCAATGTTTCTTCGAGTTGGTGCTCAAACTTTTTGAAGTCATCCGAATTGAATTTGGAGTAATTCATCTGTTTGAGGATATTGATCACCTGGCGGAAGTATTTGTTGACTTCGTCGAATGAATCGAAATCATACTGATCTTTTACGATATTGATCACCAGGTCCATCATGTATTTCTGCCTTTCGATAGGAGAGGAGGAGTCCACTTCATCGAAGGCGTCCTGCTGAAGAATAACAAAGTCAAACACCTCGGATTTCCAGAACCTGACATGATATTCTACCGGAACACCATCGTCACCAAGAATGTTTATCTGTTCGTAAGCCTCTTTTCCCCTGATTAAAAGGTTTTTAGCATACAGCAACTGGTCGAGCCAGTGATCGGAGACATTCTCTCTGAGGTACTCAATAAACTCGTCGTATTCGAGGTACTTTGAATAGCTGTCAATAGGGTCAACTGCCGGGTAGCGCTTGCTGTCGGCTCGTTGCTGGGAGAGTGCGTAGAAACAGCGGGCTGCTTTTTTGGTGGATTCGGTAACGGGTTCTTTCAGGTTACCACCAGCAGGGGATACAGCGCCGATGAAGGTGATACTTCCGGTTGTTCCGTTTGGCAAATACACAAATCCGGCTCTTGCATAAAAATTCGAGATGATAGCAGGCAAATCCATCGGGTAAGCATCCGGCCCGGGAAGTTCTTCCATACGATTCGACATTTCCCGGAGTGCTTGTGCCCAACGTGATGTGGAGTCGGCCAGCAACAATATTTTTAATCCCATCGATCGGTAATACTCTGCGATGGTCATAGCGGTGTAAACGGAAGCTTCGCGCGCTGCAACCGGCATGTTGGATGTGTTGGCGATGATAGTAGTACGTTCCATCAGCTTTCTTCCGGTGCGTGGGTCATCCAGTTCGGGGAACTCGGTAAAAATATCCACCACCTCATTGGCACGTTCACCACAGGCAGCAACCACTATCATGTCGGCTTCGGCATGTTTTGAAAGGGCGTGCTGTAACACGGTTTTTCCAGTCCCGAAAGGTCCCGGTGTAAATCCGGTTCCACCTTCCACGATTGGGTTGAGCGAGTCAATGCAGCGGACGCCGGTTTCCATCATCCTGAATGGACGCGGCTTGGCTGTGTAAGCTTTGATAGCAAGCTTTACCGGCCATTTCTGAACCATGGTAACCTTGTGCTCTTTGCCGTCGCTGTCTGCTACAACTGCAATTGTATCTGTAATTTTATATGTGCCAGCACCAACGATCGTTTTGATGGTGAATTTTCCCTTGAATTTAAACGGAACCATGATCTTATGGGCAATCCAGTTTTCCTGGACTTCACCCAGCCAGGAACCGGCTTCAACAAGGTCGCCTGCCTTCGACAACGGTTTAAATTCCCATTTTGACTCAAAATCCAGGGGGTCGGTGTATTCTCCACGGGTGAGGAAAACCCCTTCCATTTTGTTCAGGTCGTTTTGCAACCCGTCAAAGTTTTTCGACAAGATGCCCGGGCCAAGTGTGGCTTCGAGCATGTGTCCGGCAAATTCTACAGTATCGCCAATACGCAGATTACGCGTACTCTCGAATACCTGCGTATAAGCTTTTTGCCCCATGACTTTGATCACCTCTGCCATCAACGGTACCCCTTTGAGCTTGATGAAACAGATTTCGTTTTGTGAAACCGGCCCATCAACATCAACGATTACAAGGTTGGCAATAATTCCTGCTACTAATCCTTTTGTCATTTCGAATGATTTCAGTTAAATATTTACTTTTTACCTGAGTTGATACTCAGCTTCGGCGTTTACAAAAGCCCAGGTCTGGGTTGCTTCGTCGTAAAGGAACTGACCGGTTTCGCCAGTATTTTCCCCTCCGATTTTTTCAACAGTAATGGTATTTTTTTCCGCCGTCAACTTATAAATATCATTATCGTGCTGCACAATTTTTGTCTCGATTTCGCCAGGAGCCATACCCAAAGGACTATTGCCCGTCCAGAATTCGATGGAATTGAGCACAATGCCATCAACAAACAAACACACTTCATAAACCGGTATAATGACTAAAGCGACGAAAACAAGCTCTTGTCCCCATTTTCCACTAACTGACGTTTTATTCCAATCGTACAGGCTGTTGGTCAGTGCGAAGGAACCCATGCAACTTTGTTGTGTTAAGGCTGTGCCAAGAAGAATTGCAGCGAGTAAAAAGGATTTGATTTTTTTCATATTACTGAATGTTAAATAGTTAATAATTATTTTCTGGATATAAATTGCAAGTTAAACTCCTCGGGCAGTTCGTAACTGCTTCCTAAATTTTTCAGAAGCTTTCTGAATAACCGTTCGCCCTCAGTACGATCGAGGAGCAGCCAGCGCTCAACCATTTCCAACTGAATGACAAAAGCGAGCAATCGTTCGATGGTGAAGTAATGAAAAAATACCTGGTCGTCAATCCATTGCCATTTCATCAGGTCCAACGCTTTTTCGCGGTCAAGCATGTTGTTGTTTTCCCATGCAGCCAAAATTTGTTCCACTTCAGGAAAATCCTGCATCAGTCCGAAATCGCGGGCGTTGCTTCGTAAAACATTTTCGACAACAAAGTTACTTCCGATCATTTGTGGTTCAACCGGTAGTTTGTATTGCCTGCAATTGAGCGCCGTAAGCACGTTGCCCATGCTAAGCTGCAGTTCGTACCATGATTTGAGGAACGTATTTTCGAGTGTGCCGAGGTAATTAAAAAAACGCTCTTCAAGAATATTCTCCCAGCTTTTGGCCATATCGTCCTGGTTTTCAGCCTTGAAATCAAGAATGAAATGGTACATGTAATGCAAAATATCCCTGGTGGGTTCTTTGATCTGTTCTTCGAGGAAATCCAGCGAATAATTGCCCCGTGGGTCAAAATCAACACCTGATTTGAGCAAAAGATTCAACAGGTTGGTGTTGTCGTATTTCCTGAACAACTCTTTGAAAAGCTGGTAATCGTCCGGATGCAGATCGTCTTTCCAGTCTTCCCGGAGGTCGGCTGCTGCAAGTTTTAGCTTGCCTTCGTCGAGCAGCAGGTCCGGGAGGCCTGCAACCAAATAGAAATATTCAGTTTTGGATGTAAACAGCATGGCTTATTTATTCCTCGTTGAAAAATTTCTGGGTTCTTGGACGGAGGAACTGTTTGAAGAAGTTTTCGAAATCTTTGTCGGTGAAACTGATCTTGAAACTTTGGTCTTTCGGGCCGATCCTGAAACCGCTTTTTATCCCTTCTTCAAAATTGATCTCCATGCCTTGCTTAATGGTTCCAGCCACTTTGGCCATCAGGTAGCTTTCGAGTTGCTGGCGGTCTTTTTCTGACAGGAATACCATCACTCCCTGGTTGGATTTGCTGATTTCGCCCCACTGCTCAACCAGCCTGGTGATGAGGTTCTTCACAAAATCCTTGTCGTCAAACGATTTCTCAAGTGCCTGTTCCACTGCTTTCTGATTGAGCATTTCGGCAACCTTTTGTTTCACTGTCGAAAAAGCTTGCCTTGAGGACAGGACTAATTCTGAGTGTACATTTTTCTTTTGTTCTTCGGCTTCTTTAGCTGCTTGTTCGGCTATCTGGCGGGCTTCTTTTTTTGCCTTGCTCAGGATTTCTTCGGCCTCTTTTTTAGCGTTTTCGACGATTTCCCGGGCTTCAGTTTTGCCTTTTTCCAGGCCTTCATCATAGATTTTTTTGGTTAACTCCTGTAGTTTATCATTCATAAGATTAGAAATTTTCCCTTTTTAAAACAGTGGGCAAAAATACAGTTTTCAGTTTAACTCGTTCAATTCTTATAATTAAAAAACAAAACTAGCTCACATAGCACTTTCTACCATCACTTCATCATAACGTAGGTTCCTGATAATAAACGACTGGCGGTCTGGGGTGTTTTTGCCCATGTAGAATTCGAGCATTTCTTTGATGGATTGTCCTTTCCTGAGGATAACAGGATCAAGACGCATATTGGCGCCAATGAAATGTTTGAACTCGTCAGGAGATATTTCTCCAAGTCCTTTAAATCGTGTGATTTCAGGATTGGCGCCGAGTTTTTTGATGGCCGCCTGCCGCTCTTCATCGCTGTAACAGTAAATTGTTTCCTTTTTGTTCCTTACCCTGAACAACGGAGTTTGCAAGATATAGACATGGCCTGCTTTAACCAGATCGGGGTAAAACTGGAGGAAGAAAGTGAGAAGCAGCAGCCGGATGTGCATCCCGTCCACGTCGGCATCGGTGGCGATCACGATGTTATTGTAGCGCAGGTTTTCGAGGTCTTCGTCAATGTTGAGCGCTGATTGCAGCAGGTTGAACTCTTCATTTTCATACACCACTTTTTTTGTCATGCCATAGCTGTTGAGCGGCTTGCCTTTGAGCGAAAATACCGATTGTGTATTCACATCCCTCGACTTGGTGATGCTTCCACTGGCTGAGTCTCCTTCAGTGATGAACAGCGTGGTCTCGAGCCGGCGCTCATGGTTTTGGTTGTAGTGGATGCGGCAATCACGCAACTTTTTGTTATGCAGACTGGCCTTTTTCACACTGTCCTTCGCCAGTTTTTTTATGCCGGCGATCTCTTTCCGCTCTTTTTCGGAGCGCATGATCTTTTGGTAAATGGCATCGGCGATGTCGGGATTCATGTGAAGGTAGTTGTCAAGATGGCGCTTCACCAGGTCAATCACATAGTTACGCACTGTCTGGCCATTAGGCTCCATGTACATTGAACCCAGTTTGGTTTTGGTTTGCGACTCAAAGACAGGCTCCTGAATTTTTATACTGAGGGCGGCAGCCATTGAGGCGCGAACATCTCCGGGATCGAAATCTTTTTTGAAAAATTCCCTTATTGTTTTTACCACCGCCTCCCTGAAAGCAGCCTGGTGGGTCCCGCCCTGTGTGGTATTTTGCCCGTTTACAAACGAATGGTACTCTTCGCCCCATTGATTGGACATATGGGTAAAAGCAAACTCAAAATCTCCTTCGGTAATATGAATAATCGGGTACAGCGCATCACCATTGATGTAGCGTTCCAACAGATCAAGCAACCCATTCTTGGCATAAAAGCGTTCGCCATTGGAATAGATCGACAGGCCGTTGTTGAGGAAAACATAGTTCCAGAGCAGTTTTTCGACATATTCAGGGATAAAGTGAAAGTTGCCGAAATAGGTGGTGTCAGGAGTAAATGTTACCAATGTGCCGTTGCGATCATCAGTTGGCATTTCAGGAAGGTCGTTGACAATCACTCCCTGGCTGAACTCTGCAACTTTGGTTTTGCCTTCGCGGATCGATTGAACCCTGAAGTAAGAGGAAAGCGCGTTCACCGCTTTGGAGCCAACGCCATTCAGCCCTACCGACTTTTTAAAAGCCACCGAGTCGTACTTGGCGCCGGTGTTGATCCTCGACACACACTCGATCACCTTGCCCAGTGGAATGCCACGGCCAAAGTCGCGGATAGTCACCGTTTTTTCGTCAATGGTGATGTCAATTCTGCGGCCGTTGCCCATCACAAACTCGTCAATGGAGTTGTCAATGATCTCTTTGATCAGCACGTAAATGCCGTCGTCCTGCGAGGAGCCGTCGCCCAGCTTGCCGATATACATACCGGGCCGGGTCTGGATGTGCTCGTTCCATTCGAGTGTGCGTACCTGATCTTCACTGTATTCAAAAGCCATGGTTTAAGGAAAATTTTTGCAAAAGTAATCTTTCAAAGGGTAATGTGCGCCCCTGCAAAATGTTTAGTTACCAACAGCAAGCTGTGAATAAACAGCCCTGACAGGGATTTTCCGGAGGGATGCCTTTGGAACAAACCCTGGAAAGTCACCCGGTGAATTCGCTCAGAAATCCACCAAAATTTCAAATTCAGTGGCACGTTGGTATGATTCACCGGGTGACTCGTGCATGTTGAAAAGTCACACGGTGAATCGCCTGCAAAGTCAACCAATAAGGTAATAAGGTTATGTGAATCAATTGAATACGTTTTCTACTAAGGTTTTGTATCAAGATAAGGTTTTCTTCTTCGATAAATGACCTCCAAAAGATGAAAACCTTATTTCCATCTTCAACCTTAG comes from Bacteroidales bacterium and encodes:
- a CDS encoding V-type ATP synthase subunit B codes for the protein METQAFQKIYTRLTQITKATCSLQAKDIGYDELALVNGRLAQVVKIIGDIVTLQVFGGTEGIPSNAEVTFLGKAPTLKVSDELAGRFFNAYGLPIDGGPEVEGKEIEIGGPSVNPVQRKKPSNMIFTGIAGIDLNNSLVTGQKIPFFADPDQPYNQVMAIVALRAKADKIILGGMGLTNDDYLFYKNIFDNAGALDRIISFVNTTDDPPVERLLIPDMALTAAEYFAVQKNETVLVLLTDMTLYADALSIVSNRMDQIPSKDSMPGSLYSDLAKIYEKAVQFPAGGSITIIAVTTLSGGDITHAIPDNTGYITEGQLFLRRDTDIAKVIVDPFRSLSRLKQNVIGKDTRKDHAQVMNAAIKLYAEAANAKTKLENGFDLTDFDERSLDFAKQYSNDILAIDVNITGEEMLDKTWALFGKYFSPTEVGIKQEFVDKHWPNGK
- a CDS encoding V-type ATP synthase subunit A, coding for MTKGLVAGIIANLVIVDVDGPVSQNEICFIKLKGVPLMAEVIKVMGQKAYTQVFESTRNLRIGDTVEFAGHMLEATLGPGILSKNFDGLQNDLNKMEGVFLTRGEYTDPLDFESKWEFKPLSKAGDLVEAGSWLGEVQENWIAHKIMVPFKFKGKFTIKTIVGAGTYKITDTIAVVADSDGKEHKVTMVQKWPVKLAIKAYTAKPRPFRMMETGVRCIDSLNPIVEGGTGFTPGPFGTGKTVLQHALSKHAEADMIVVAACGERANEVVDIFTEFPELDDPRTGRKLMERTTIIANTSNMPVAAREASVYTAMTIAEYYRSMGLKILLLADSTSRWAQALREMSNRMEELPGPDAYPMDLPAIISNFYARAGFVYLPNGTTGSITFIGAVSPAGGNLKEPVTESTKKAARCFYALSQQRADSKRYPAVDPIDSYSKYLEYDEFIEYLRENVSDHWLDQLLYAKNLLIRGKEAYEQINILGDDGVPVEYHVRFWKSEVFDFVILQQDAFDEVDSSSPIERQKYMMDLVINIVKDQYDFDSFDEVNKYFRQVINILKQMNYSKFNSDDFKKFEHQLEETLEQRRVAQTA
- a CDS encoding DUF3332 domain-containing protein, producing the protein MKKIKSFLLAAILLGTALTQQSCMGSFALTNSLYDWNKTSVSGKWGQELVFVALVIIPVYEVCLFVDGIVLNSIEFWTGNSPLGMAPGEIETKIVQHDNDIYKLTAEKNTITVEKIGGENTGETGQFLYDEATQTWAFVNAEAEYQLR
- a CDS encoding DUF2764 family protein, translating into MLFTSKTEYFYLVAGLPDLLLDEGKLKLAAADLREDWKDDLHPDDYQLFKELFRKYDNTNLLNLLLKSGVDFDPRGNYSLDFLEEQIKEPTRDILHYMYHFILDFKAENQDDMAKSWENILEERFFNYLGTLENTFLKSWYELQLSMGNVLTALNCRQYKLPVEPQMIGSNFVVENVLRSNARDFGLMQDFPEVEQILAAWENNNMLDREKALDLMKWQWIDDQVFFHYFTIERLLAFVIQLEMVERWLLLDRTEGERLFRKLLKNLGSSYELPEEFNLQFISRK
- a CDS encoding V-type ATP synthase subunit E, with the translated sequence MNDKLQELTKKIYDEGLEKGKTEAREIVENAKKEAEEILSKAKKEARQIAEQAAKEAEEQKKNVHSELVLSSRQAFSTVKQKVAEMLNQKAVEQALEKSFDDKDFVKNLITRLVEQWGEISKSNQGVMVFLSEKDRQQLESYLMAKVAGTIKQGMEINFEEGIKSGFRIGPKDQSFKISFTDKDFENFFKQFLRPRTQKFFNEE
- a CDS encoding type IIA DNA topoisomerase subunit B, encoding MAFEYSEDQVRTLEWNEHIQTRPGMYIGKLGDGSSQDDGIYVLIKEIIDNSIDEFVMGNGRRIDITIDEKTVTIRDFGRGIPLGKVIECVSRINTGAKYDSVAFKKSVGLNGVGSKAVNALSSYFRVQSIREGKTKVAEFSQGVIVNDLPEMPTDDRNGTLVTFTPDTTYFGNFHFIPEYVEKLLWNYVFLNNGLSIYSNGERFYAKNGLLDLLERYINGDALYPIIHITEGDFEFAFTHMSNQWGEEYHSFVNGQNTTQGGTHQAAFREAVVKTIREFFKKDFDPGDVRASMAAALSIKIQEPVFESQTKTKLGSMYMEPNGQTVRNYVIDLVKRHLDNYLHMNPDIADAIYQKIMRSEKERKEIAGIKKLAKDSVKKASLHNKKLRDCRIHYNQNHERRLETTLFITEGDSASGSITKSRDVNTQSVFSLKGKPLNSYGMTKKVVYENEEFNLLQSALNIDEDLENLRYNNIVIATDADVDGMHIRLLLLTFFLQFYPDLVKAGHVYILQTPLFRVRNKKETIYCYSDEERQAAIKKLGANPEITRFKGLGEISPDEFKHFIGANMRLDPVILRKGQSIKEMLEFYMGKNTPDRQSFIIRNLRYDEVMVESAM